In Fusobacterium perfoetens, the sequence CTCAATTTCTTTATAAAAATTTTCCATAGATTCTATTCCTTTAATAGCTATCTCCTCAACAGTTCCTATTTTTTCTATTCCAAATACATTTTCAGCAAACTTAGCAAATCTCTCTGGATTTTCTTTATAAACATATCTTGCCCAAGAACCCCAAACTGCTGCAAGTCCTGCTCCATGAGCTATATCATAAACTCCACCTAAATCATGTTCTAATTGATGTGTTGCCCAATCTCCAATTCCTCCACAACCTGTTAATCCATTATGAGCTAAAGAACCTGCCCACATTATCTCCGCTCTTGCTTCGTAATTTTCAGGATTTTCCAGTGATAATTTTCCATATTTTATCATTGTTCTTAAAAGTCCCTCTGCTACTCTATCTGTTATTTCTAAATTTCCAACTGGTGAAAAATATCTTTCCATTGTATGCATCATAATGTCAACTATTCCGCAAGCAATTTGATATTTTGGTAGTGTGTAGGTAAGCTCTGGATTCATTATAGCAAATTTTGGTCTTGCATTGTCTGTGTTATAAGATCTTTTTAATTGTTCATCTTCTTTAGTAACAACACTTCCTCCACTCATTTCACTTCCAGCTGCTGCTATTGTTAAAACTACACCAATAGGAGCACATTTTTTAGTTTTTGCTTTTCCTATATATAAATCCCAAACATCTTCTATTTCTGGATTAGCTATTCCATAACCTATTCCCTTAGCAGAATCAATAACACTTCCTCCACCTACTGCTAAAACAAAATCTACTCCATTTTCTTTAGCAAGTTTTATTCCTTCATATATAAGAGATAATCTTGGATTTGGTTTAACTCCACCTAGTTCTATATAAGAAATACCCTCTTCTGATAAAGATTTTTTTACTCTATCTATTAGTCCACTTCTTACAGCACTTCCTCCACCATAATGAATTAAAACTTTTTTAGCTCCAAATTCTTTAACAAGTTCTCCAACTTTCTTTTCTTCATCTTTCCCAAAAATAACTTTTGTTGGTGTATAGTAAATAAAATTTTCCATAATATCCCTCCTTGAAGTTTTTTATTAATTAAAGTATAGCTTCTGTAAAAAAAACTGTCAAGATAATTTTTTAATTCTATATATGGAACTCTTTTTTTTATCTTCCTCTTCTTTTTTATTGGAATATATAGACTTCTTTATTTTTTCACTTTTATAATTTTCATATATGGAATTTTTCAACTAAATTAACTGTTGTTTTTTTTTATTTTATAAGCTATAAATATATTAGAAAGTAAAAATTAATAACGGGGTGATTATTTTGTTAAAAAAACATCAAACTATTGAAAGAATTATAAATACTGGTATTGTTGCTGTTGTAAGAAGTGAAAGCATAGAAGAAGGAGTTAGAATTTCTAAAGCTTGCGTTGAAGGAGGAATCCCAGCTATCGAAGTTACTTACACAGTACCTGGAGCTACTGATGTTATAAAAGCGTTAAAAAAAGAATTTTCAGAAGATGAATTAATCGTTGGAGCTGGAACTGTATTAGATGCTGCTACTGCTAGAATCGCTATATTAGCTGGAGCTGAATATATTGTTTCTCCTGGATTTGACGAAGAAACTGCAAAATTATGTAATCTTTACCAAATACCATATATGCCTGGTTGCATGACTATTACTGAAATGATGAGAGCTATGGAACTTGGTTCTGATATTATAAAATTATTCCCTGGAAGTGCTTTTGGACCATCTTTTGTAAAAGCTGTAAAAGCACCTCTTCCACAAGTAAATATTATGCCTACTGGTGGAGTTAGTCTTGATAATATAGATGAATGGTTTAAAAATGGAGTTGTAGCTGTTGGAGCTGGAGGAAAACTTGCTTCTGGAACAAGTGAATCTATAAAAGCTACTGCTCAAGAATTTGTTAGAAAAATAAAAGAAATTAGAAATAAATAATCAGGAGGGATAATATGTTTAACTTTTCAGAAAAAAGATTTGATGTTGTTTCTTGCGGAGAAATTATAATGAGATTATCTCCAGCAGTTGGAAAAGTTTTAGTTCAAGATGGACCTCTTGATAGAAATTTAGGTGGAGCTGAACTTAATGTCGTTACAGGAATATCTTCATTAGGTGGAAAAACATCATTCTTATCAAAAATTCCTGATCATGACTTAGGAACATATGCTAAAAGATGTATAAACTTAAGCGGAGTAAACTCAGATTTCTTAGTTTACGACTCATCTAAAAATAAAAGACTTGCTCTTTACTATTATGAATATGGAGCATCTCCAAGAAAACCTAGCGTTGTTTATGATAGAAATGATTCTTCATTCCAATTTTTCTCATCTAATGAGTTAAATGATGAAGTTTATTCACAAACAAAAGTTTTCCATACAAGTGGAATCTCTTTAGGACTTTGTGAAAATTCTAAACAATTAGTAAAAGATCTTATTAAAAACTTCAAAGAAGCTGGAGCTGTTATATCTTTTGATGTTAACTTCAGAAGAAATCTTTGGGGTGATGAAAAATACGCAAGAGAAGAAATTGAAAAAATACTTCCTAGTATAGATATTCTTTTTGCTTCTGAAGAAACTTTAAGAAAAATGTTTGGTCAAACTGGAGATATGAAAGATATTATGAGAAACTTTACTAAAGAACATAATATTTCTCTTTTAATATCAACTCAAAGAACAGTAAACTCTCCAAAATCTCATAATTTCACTTCTATTATTTATAGCAGTGTTAATGATGAATTTTATTTTGAAGAGCCTTATGAAAATATAGAAATTGTAGATAGAATCGGTAGTGGAGATGCCTATGTAGCTGGAGCTTTATATGGTTTAACTCATTTTGATTGTCCTAAAAAAGCTTTAAAATTTGGTAACGCTCTTGGAGCTTTAAAAAATACTCTATTAGGAGACGTTGTTTGCTTCTCTAAAGCAAATGTTGAAGCTATCATTAAAGATCACGAAGAAGGTTCTACCTCTGAGATGAATAGATAAA encodes:
- a CDS encoding iron-containing alcohol dehydrogenase, coding for MENFIYYTPTKVIFGKDEEKKVGELVKEFGAKKVLIHYGGGSAVRSGLIDRVKKSLSEEGISYIELGGVKPNPRLSLIYEGIKLAKENGVDFVLAVGGGSVIDSAKGIGYGIANPEIEDVWDLYIGKAKTKKCAPIGVVLTIAAAGSEMSGGSVVTKEDEQLKRSYNTDNARPKFAIMNPELTYTLPKYQIACGIVDIMMHTMERYFSPVGNLEITDRVAEGLLRTMIKYGKLSLENPENYEARAEIMWAGSLAHNGLTGCGGIGDWATHQLEHDLGGVYDIAHGAGLAAVWGSWARYVYKENPERFAKFAENVFGIEKIGTVEEIAIKGIESMENFYKEIEMPISISETGINLSDDDVLMLAEKCSNSGARFIGAFKKLYKEDMAKIYSMAR
- a CDS encoding bifunctional 2-keto-4-hydroxyglutarate aldolase/2-keto-3-deoxy-6-phosphogluconate aldolase, with product MLKKHQTIERIINTGIVAVVRSESIEEGVRISKACVEGGIPAIEVTYTVPGATDVIKALKKEFSEDELIVGAGTVLDAATARIAILAGAEYIVSPGFDEETAKLCNLYQIPYMPGCMTITEMMRAMELGSDIIKLFPGSAFGPSFVKAVKAPLPQVNIMPTGGVSLDNIDEWFKNGVVAVGAGGKLASGTSESIKATAQEFVRKIKEIRNK
- a CDS encoding sugar kinase, with protein sequence MFNFSEKRFDVVSCGEIIMRLSPAVGKVLVQDGPLDRNLGGAELNVVTGISSLGGKTSFLSKIPDHDLGTYAKRCINLSGVNSDFLVYDSSKNKRLALYYYEYGASPRKPSVVYDRNDSSFQFFSSNELNDEVYSQTKVFHTSGISLGLCENSKQLVKDLIKNFKEAGAVISFDVNFRRNLWGDEKYAREEIEKILPSIDILFASEETLRKMFGQTGDMKDIMRNFTKEHNISLLISTQRTVNSPKSHNFTSIIYSSVNDEFYFEEPYENIEIVDRIGSGDAYVAGALYGLTHFDCPKKALKFGNALGALKNTLLGDVVCFSKANVEAIIKDHEEGSTSEMNR